Proteins from one Candidatus Sulfotelmatobacter sp. genomic window:
- a CDS encoding transketolase, translating into MSSTVESERMVTGRRIREHVLRQSRRANVGHIGSALSIADILAALYGSILRIPAPSDPDRDRFVLSKGHAALALYAALQLRGWLSEEELATYCGEESLLGVHPEAELRGVDFCTGSLGQGLAMAAGSALAARKSGSARRTFVLLSDAELNEGSTWEAVMFAAQHRLSNLYAFVDVNGQQALGYTKDVIAIENPTERFAAFGWDAREVDGHDVGAMRAAVDGASADRPHVFVARTVFGRGVSYMQSQIKWHYWPMSAEEFEQAMTEVART; encoded by the coding sequence ATGAGCAGCACCGTCGAGAGTGAGCGCATGGTCACCGGTCGCCGCATCCGCGAACACGTCTTGCGGCAGTCGCGGCGCGCGAACGTTGGCCACATCGGCTCCGCGCTTTCGATCGCCGACATCCTCGCCGCACTCTACGGCAGCATCCTGCGCATCCCCGCACCGAGCGATCCCGACCGCGACCGTTTCGTCCTCTCGAAGGGCCACGCGGCGCTCGCACTCTACGCGGCGCTGCAGCTGCGCGGGTGGCTGAGCGAAGAGGAGCTCGCGACGTACTGCGGCGAGGAGAGCCTCCTGGGCGTGCATCCGGAAGCCGAGCTGCGCGGGGTCGACTTCTGCACCGGCTCGCTCGGACAGGGGCTCGCGATGGCCGCCGGCAGCGCGCTCGCGGCGCGCAAGTCCGGGTCGGCGCGCCGCACGTTCGTGCTCCTGAGCGATGCGGAGCTGAACGAAGGCTCGACCTGGGAAGCCGTCATGTTCGCGGCACAGCACCGCCTGAGCAACCTGTACGCGTTCGTCGACGTGAACGGACAGCAAGCGCTGGGCTATACGAAGGACGTCATCGCGATCGAAAACCCGACCGAGCGGTTCGCGGCGTTCGGCTGGGACGCCCGTGAGGTCGACGGTCATGACGTCGGCGCGATGCGGGCGGCTGTCGACGGTGCCTCCGCGGACCGCCCGCACGTCTTCGTCGCGCGCACCGTCTTCGGGCGCGGCGTCTCCTACATGCAGAGCCAGATCAAGTGGCATTACTGGCCGATGTCCGCGGAGGAGTTCGAGCAGGCGATGACCGAGGTCGCGCGCACGTGA
- a CDS encoding transketolase C-terminal domain-containing protein, whose translation MRTTFANTLTEIARADRRVLLLTADLGYMALEPFAEANPDQFINVGVAEQNMLGIATGLSDGGYLPFAYSIAPFASLRPYEFIRNGPVLHHLPVRIVGVGAGFEYGTAGPTHHGIDDAAALRPQAGLLIVSPADAQQMRTALLATWDYDGPIYYRIGKDEKTFVPGLDGRFRVGRAETVREGNDLAFVVMGALAADVCAAADALAAHGLSASVAVVSTFNPAPVADVARLAEEHRLLVSVEAQYVNGGLGSFVAETIAEAGSGARLLRIGVERPAQGRSGSQGYYHRLHGLDREAIVRRVLAVTAGEPV comes from the coding sequence GTGAGAACGACCTTTGCCAACACGCTGACCGAGATCGCGCGCGCCGACCGGCGCGTGCTGCTGCTTACGGCTGACCTGGGCTACATGGCGCTCGAGCCGTTCGCCGAGGCGAATCCCGATCAGTTCATCAACGTCGGTGTCGCCGAGCAGAACATGCTCGGGATCGCGACGGGCTTGTCCGACGGCGGCTACCTCCCGTTTGCCTACTCGATCGCGCCGTTTGCCTCCCTGCGTCCGTACGAGTTCATTCGCAACGGGCCGGTGCTCCATCATCTGCCCGTACGCATCGTCGGTGTCGGCGCCGGCTTCGAGTACGGCACGGCCGGCCCGACGCACCACGGGATCGACGATGCCGCCGCGCTGCGCCCGCAGGCGGGCTTGTTGATCGTCTCGCCGGCGGACGCGCAGCAGATGCGCACCGCGCTGCTGGCGACGTGGGACTACGACGGTCCGATCTACTATCGCATCGGCAAGGACGAGAAGACGTTCGTGCCCGGCCTCGACGGCCGCTTTCGCGTCGGTCGCGCCGAGACCGTGCGCGAAGGTAACGATCTCGCCTTCGTCGTGATGGGCGCGCTCGCGGCCGACGTCTGCGCCGCCGCGGACGCGTTGGCGGCGCACGGCCTGTCGGCGAGCGTCGCGGTCGTCTCGACCTTCAACCCCGCGCCGGTCGCGGACGTCGCCCGACTCGCCGAGGAACACCGCTTGCTGGTGAGCGTCGAGGCGCAGTACGTGAACGGCGGCTTGGGGTCGTTCGTCGCCGAGACGATCGCCGAAGCCGGCAGCGGCGCACGGTTGCTGCGTATCGGCGTCGAACGGCCCGCGCAGGGCCGCAGCGGAAGCCAGGGCTACTATCATCGGCTGCACGGCCTCGATCGCGAGGCGATCGTCCGGCGCGTTCTCGCCGTGACGGCGGGAGAGCCCGTTTGA
- a CDS encoding glycosyltransferase, which yields MTDPAFSIILPVYNQADHIEAIVAGYERALAGAGIDHELLLIVNGTQRDASLEVCGALEERYPAVRAVHEPHGGWGRAVKRGIREARGTSICYTNSARTTDQDLTLLLLYARAFPAVVVKANRKIREGAQRRIGSLLYNIECRTLFDLSCWDINGTPKIFPRACDALLALQSDDDLIDAEFNAICRRRDYPMIEVPIFSSRRHGGTSTTNYGSALAMYVGAYRLYRKLGRPT from the coding sequence TTGACCGATCCCGCGTTCTCGATCATCCTGCCGGTCTACAATCAAGCGGATCACATCGAGGCAATCGTCGCCGGCTACGAGCGCGCGCTGGCCGGAGCGGGCATCGACCACGAGTTGCTGCTGATCGTCAACGGGACGCAGCGCGACGCCTCGCTCGAGGTCTGCGGGGCGCTCGAGGAGCGCTACCCGGCGGTTCGCGCCGTGCACGAGCCGCACGGCGGGTGGGGCCGCGCCGTCAAGCGCGGTATCCGCGAGGCTCGCGGTACGTCGATCTGCTACACGAACTCGGCCCGCACCACCGATCAGGACCTCACGCTGTTGCTGCTCTACGCGCGGGCTTTTCCGGCGGTCGTCGTCAAGGCGAACCGCAAGATCCGCGAGGGCGCGCAGCGGCGAATCGGCTCGTTGCTCTACAACATCGAGTGCCGCACGCTGTTCGATCTCTCGTGCTGGGACATCAACGGTACGCCGAAGATCTTCCCACGCGCGTGTGACGCGCTGCTGGCGCTGCAGTCCGATGACGATCTGATCGACGCGGAGTTCAACGCGATCTGCCGGCGCCGGGACTACCCGATGATCGAGGTCCCGATCTTCTCGAGCCGCCGGCACGGCGGGACGTCGACGACCAACTACGGATCGGCGCTTGCGATGTACGTTGGCGCGTATAGGCTTTATCGCAAGCTCGGCCGTCCGACGTGA
- a CDS encoding DUF4915 domain-containing protein — MSDALADRFESQGREWRDPLQIVSQWSDVAAADAGDLQAEATGAWWDVLAATGTTLIVSREYEHLLLALNATRRPRVSYLRLPHPSGVAFAPDEDRLYVASTRNPNQLYAFSPLAGMLERADVAEHAAPIRALLPERTWYLPGCSYIHDLAVIGGTLHANAVGQNVVLAIADGRARPVWWPAALERDGRPRTECNYIQLNSIAAGADLAGSYFSASGERPGELRPGHERYPVDGRGVIYSGATREPVVRGLTRPHSARLHQGSVWVDNSGYGEVGVARDGHFDVVTRLPGWTRGLGFAGGIAFVGTSRVIPRFRQYAPGLDVDRSVCGVHAVDLAGGQVLGSLLFPAGNQIFAIEPVPASWTPGFPFDETSTSELGPALFYAYRLAGDTS, encoded by the coding sequence GTGAGCGACGCTCTCGCCGACCGCTTCGAGTCGCAGGGCCGGGAGTGGCGCGATCCGCTGCAGATCGTCTCGCAGTGGTCGGACGTAGCGGCGGCGGACGCCGGCGATTTGCAGGCCGAGGCGACCGGCGCTTGGTGGGACGTGCTGGCGGCGACCGGAACGACGCTGATCGTCTCGCGCGAGTACGAGCATCTGCTGCTGGCGCTGAACGCGACGCGTCGACCGCGTGTATCGTACCTGCGCTTGCCCCATCCCTCCGGCGTCGCCTTCGCACCGGACGAAGACCGCCTGTACGTCGCCTCGACGCGCAACCCCAACCAGCTCTATGCCTTTTCGCCGCTGGCCGGGATGCTCGAACGTGCGGACGTGGCGGAACACGCCGCGCCGATCCGCGCGCTGTTACCCGAGCGGACGTGGTACCTGCCGGGCTGCTCGTACATCCACGATCTGGCCGTGATCGGCGGCACCTTGCACGCCAACGCGGTCGGCCAGAACGTCGTGCTCGCGATCGCCGACGGGCGGGCGCGTCCCGTCTGGTGGCCGGCCGCGCTCGAGCGCGACGGACGCCCGCGGACCGAGTGCAACTACATCCAACTCAACTCGATCGCCGCCGGCGCCGATCTGGCCGGCTCGTACTTCTCGGCCTCCGGTGAACGGCCGGGCGAGTTGCGGCCGGGCCACGAGCGGTATCCGGTGGACGGACGCGGCGTGATCTACAGCGGTGCGACGCGCGAGCCGGTGGTACGCGGCCTGACGCGCCCGCACTCGGCGCGGTTGCACCAAGGCAGCGTCTGGGTCGACAACAGCGGCTACGGCGAGGTCGGCGTCGCCCGGGACGGCCACTTCGACGTGGTCACGCGGCTGCCGGGGTGGACCCGCGGACTCGGCTTCGCGGGCGGCATCGCGTTCGTCGGGACGTCGCGCGTCATTCCGCGCTTCCGTCAGTACGCGCCCGGACTCGACGTCGATCGCAGCGTCTGCGGCGTCCACGCGGTCGACCTCGCCGGCGGTCAGGTGCTGGGCTCACTGCTGTTCCCGGCCGGGAATCAAATCTTCGCGATCGAACCGGTCCCGGCGAGCTGGACGCCGGGGTTTCCGTTCGACGAGACATCGACGAGCGAGCTGGGGCCCGCGCTCTTCTACGCCTATCGCCTCGCCGGGGATACGTCGTAG
- a CDS encoding UDP-glucuronic acid decarboxylase family protein — MLALLTGAAGFIGSHLVERLLREGWNVVGVDNLATGDERNLQGVRGHERFTFVRADVSAPWDAWVAALPPALRRPKLVLHFASPASPVHYERLALETLAVNALGTMHAVALAARMSATLLYASTSETYGDPLQHPQSETYWGNVNPIGQRSCYDEGKRYGEAYVTTAVRKGEVDARVVRIFNTYGPRMQSGDGRVIPNFCVSALRGEPLTVYGNGSQTRSFCYVDDLVEGILRLATGRGLTGRVVNLGNPDEYTIRELAATIARLAGVPLQVEDRPLPPDDPTRRRPDITLARTLLGWQPAVPLEDGLLRTLEYFRAATPV, encoded by the coding sequence GTGCTCGCGCTCCTCACCGGTGCCGCCGGATTCATCGGCTCGCACCTCGTCGAACGTCTCCTTCGCGAGGGCTGGAACGTCGTCGGCGTCGACAACCTCGCGACCGGTGACGAGCGCAACTTGCAGGGCGTGCGCGGCCACGAGCGGTTCACGTTCGTGCGCGCCGACGTCAGCGCGCCGTGGGACGCTTGGGTAGCGGCACTGCCGCCCGCGCTGCGCCGGCCGAAGCTGGTCTTGCACTTCGCCTCGCCGGCGAGCCCGGTTCACTACGAGCGACTCGCGCTCGAGACGCTGGCCGTCAACGCGCTGGGGACGATGCATGCCGTCGCACTCGCCGCACGAATGTCGGCGACGCTCTTGTATGCCTCGACCAGCGAGACCTACGGCGATCCGCTGCAGCACCCGCAAAGCGAGACGTACTGGGGGAACGTCAACCCGATCGGGCAGCGCTCGTGCTACGATGAAGGCAAGCGGTACGGCGAGGCGTACGTCACGACGGCGGTACGCAAGGGCGAGGTCGACGCGCGCGTCGTGAGAATCTTCAACACTTACGGGCCGCGCATGCAGTCCGGCGACGGCCGCGTCATCCCGAACTTCTGCGTCTCGGCTCTGCGCGGCGAGCCGCTGACCGTCTACGGCAACGGCAGTCAGACGCGCAGTTTCTGCTACGTCGACGATCTGGTCGAAGGCATCCTCCGGCTGGCGACGGGCCGCGGCCTGACCGGCCGGGTGGTGAACCTCGGCAACCCCGACGAGTACACGATTCGCGAGCTGGCCGCGACGATCGCGCGGCTCGCGGGCGTTCCGCTGCAGGTCGAGGACCGCCCGCTGCCGCCCGACGACCCGACCCGGCGCCGTCCCGACATCACGCTCGCGCGCACGCTGCTCGGTTGGCAACCGGCCGTCCCGCTCGAGGACGGCCTGCTGCGCACGCTCGAGTACTTCCGCGCTGCGACGCCCGTCTAG
- a CDS encoding UDP-glucose/GDP-mannose dehydrogenase family protein has product MRSIAIVGAGYVGLVTATCLAELGNSVVGVDNDAAKITQLEVGNIPFYEPSLGEMVARNIEAGRLSFTTDLAAAIRCAEVIFIAVGTPMRPDGHADLSAVRAVAREIGLALNGPKIVVSKSTVPVETGEMISSIIREHAPVEYPVSVVSNPEFLREGSAVADFLKPDRVVIGVADAETERVMRDLYAPLEAPVVVTDVRTSEMIKYAANAFLATKISFINEIANICELLDVDVRAVCNGIGYDQRIGTKFLNPGIGYGGSCFPKDVRALEQLAVERDYQAPLLHAVELVNRRQVERTVMKFERELGGLHGRVVAVLGLAFKPNTDDIREAPALAIIQRLLDRDAVVRAHDPIANDFARRALGEHVTFCEDVYATLEGADAVLLATEWNEFRSLDLARCARTMRGDLLVDGRNIYEPEKVRAAGLRYLGVGRIKLQRTTSAPATHGNLVRARESD; this is encoded by the coding sequence ATGAGATCGATAGCGATCGTCGGCGCCGGGTACGTGGGGCTAGTCACGGCGACGTGCCTCGCCGAGCTGGGCAACAGCGTCGTCGGCGTCGATAACGACGCAGCGAAGATCACCCAGCTCGAAGTGGGGAACATTCCGTTCTACGAGCCCTCGCTCGGGGAGATGGTCGCGCGCAACATCGAGGCGGGCCGACTCTCGTTCACCACCGACCTCGCCGCGGCGATCCGGTGCGCCGAGGTCATCTTCATCGCGGTCGGCACCCCGATGCGACCCGACGGCCACGCCGACTTGAGCGCGGTACGCGCGGTCGCGCGCGAGATCGGTCTGGCGCTCAATGGCCCCAAGATCGTCGTCTCGAAGTCCACCGTTCCGGTCGAGACGGGTGAAATGATCAGCTCGATCATTCGCGAGCACGCGCCGGTCGAGTACCCCGTCAGCGTCGTCAGCAACCCGGAGTTCCTGCGCGAAGGCTCGGCGGTCGCGGACTTCCTCAAGCCCGACCGCGTCGTGATCGGCGTCGCCGACGCCGAGACCGAACGCGTGATGCGTGATCTCTACGCGCCGCTCGAGGCGCCGGTGGTCGTCACGGACGTGCGCACCTCCGAGATGATCAAGTACGCCGCGAACGCCTTCCTGGCGACGAAGATCTCGTTCATCAACGAGATCGCGAACATCTGCGAGCTGCTCGACGTCGACGTGCGTGCCGTCTGCAACGGGATCGGCTACGACCAGCGGATCGGAACGAAGTTCCTCAATCCAGGCATTGGCTACGGCGGCTCGTGTTTTCCCAAGGACGTGCGCGCCCTCGAGCAGCTGGCGGTCGAGCGCGACTATCAGGCGCCGCTGCTGCACGCCGTTGAGCTGGTCAACCGTCGCCAGGTCGAGCGCACGGTCATGAAGTTCGAACGCGAGCTGGGCGGTCTGCACGGCCGTGTCGTCGCGGTGCTCGGCCTGGCGTTCAAGCCGAATACCGACGACATCCGTGAGGCGCCGGCGCTCGCCATCATTCAGCGGCTGCTCGACCGTGATGCCGTCGTGCGCGCTCACGATCCGATCGCCAACGACTTCGCGCGCCGCGCACTCGGTGAGCACGTGACGTTCTGCGAAGATGTGTACGCGACGCTGGAAGGTGCCGACGCCGTGCTGTTGGCGACCGAGTGGAACGAGTTCCGCAGTCTCGACCTCGCGCGCTGTGCGCGGACGATGCGCGGCGACCTGCTCGTCGACGGCCGCAACATCTACGAGCCGGAAAAGGTGCGCGCGGCGGGCCTGCGCTACCTGGGCGTGGGCCGGATCAAGCTGCAGCGCACGACGAGCGCGCCGGCGACGCACGGCAACCTCGTGCGCGCACGCGAAAGCGACTAG